The Salvelinus fontinalis isolate EN_2023a chromosome 24, ASM2944872v1, whole genome shotgun sequence genome has a segment encoding these proteins:
- the LOC129822063 gene encoding leucine-rich repeat-containing protein 15-like — protein sequence MLGILSTVIMALISVAATCPASPCECLDNVTVSCPDKRLKKFPNLPDGTEELYVAHNLIQEFPTSGLEQLQFLDLTKNRLNVSLTSNFIWPNMSSLIKLFLRGNCLGSLGPGQLQGLSALTFLDLSENHMEALHPGSLQGLGQLKTLILTLNQINSLQYGALSGAPALTDLHLSSNSIVEFEEGVFENSSKLVKLILSKNNLVSIGNGTFRGAVNLSHLDLSGNKLDFVPIAALKDVSQLHSLYLQKNSITFIPEDAFSELRHLRILVLNNNCLSRIAEDSLSGLAHLGQLDLSYNNLQSLPSEVFQYLGRLELLDLYHNNLTYLPEDLFHNLTRLRELQLDSNKISSIPPGLFHMSSKLRELQLANNQIADLHKALFFRLRSLRKLYLDNNVLSKIPRELFHKTKSLRELQLDNNHLRSLARSIFHGLAKLHSLKLFNNRLKVIHPEQFSNLGELRELLLNENLIEDLPKGLFSELRSLKILDLDNNRLTALAPTGFDGLGSLKELHLSFNQLRYLPYATFYSLDDLRRLLLQNNRLVSLHAQVFAPLADLQELDLDNNQIELLHPDMFQGLPHLQKLHLKSNRLSTLVNGTLEPLESLKVLHLEGNPWDCSCRSPILYINNWIINNTQKLQDEPMCSSLNRPISQPAHLLKPCVSVACCPRSKFPLEMLTVLTAWLLGIVFL from the coding sequence ATGTTGGGGATTTTAAGCACGGTCATCATGGCCCTCATCTCAGTAGCTGCTACCTGCCCTGCCTCACCATGTGAATGTCTGGACAACGTCACAGTCAGCTGCCCGGACAAGAGGCTGAAGAAGTTCCCTAACCTCCCCGATGGTACTGAGGAGCTTTATGTGGCCCACAACCTGATCCAGGAATTCCCCACCAGTGGACTGGAGCAGCTGCAGTTCCTGGATCTCACCAAAAACCGCCTCAATGTCTCCTTGACCTCCAACTTCATCTGGCCCAACATGAGCAGCCTGATCAAGCTGTTTCTCAGGGGTAATTGCCTGGGTTCACTGGGCCCTGGGCAGCTCCAAGGCCTCTCAGCACTCACCTTCCTGGACCTCAGTGAGAACCACATGGAGGCCCTGCACCCAGGATCTCTCCAAGGACTTGGTCAATTGAAGACGCTCATTCTCACACTGAACCAGATCAACAGCCTGCAGTACGGGGCACTGAGTGGAGCCCCTGCACTCACTGACCTTCACCTGAGCAGCAACAGTATTGTGGAGTTTGAAGAAGGGGTGTTTGAGAACTCCTCCAAGTTGGTAAAGCTGATTTTGTCCAAGAACAACTTGGTTAGCATTGGGAATGGCACATTCAGGGGAGCAGTTAACCTGAGTCATCTGGACCTTAGTGGAAACAAGTTGGATTTTGTGCCCATTGCTGCCCTGAAGGATGTGTCACAGCTGCACAGCTTGTACCTCCAGAAGAACAGCATCACCTTCATACCAGAAGATGCTTTCTCTGAGCTCCGCCATCTAAGGATTTTGGTTTTGAATAATAACTGCCTGAGCAGAATAGCTGAGGACTCATTGAGCGGTCTAGCCCATCTCGGTCAATTGGATCTGAGCTACAATAACCTCCAATCCCTCCCCTCTGAAGTGTTTCAATATCTAGGCAGACTGGAGCTCCTGGATCTCTACCACAACAACCTGACATACCTTCCAGAGGACCTGTTTCACAACCTAACTAGGCTGAGAGAGCTGCAGCTTGACAGCAACAAGATCTCATCCATTCCACCAGGGCTCTTTCACATGTCGTCTAAGCTAAGGGAACTCCAGCTGGCCAACAATCAGATAGCTGACCTCCACAAAGCCTTGTTCTTCAGGCTGAGGAGCCTACGGAAACTCTACCTGGACAACAACGTACTAAGCAAGATTCCCAGAGAACTATTCCACAAGACCAAGAGCCTTAGGGAGCTACAGTTAGACAATAACCACCTCAGGTCTCTCGCTAGGTCCATCTTCCATGGTCTTGCTAAACTCCACTCCCTGAAGCTCTTCAACAACCGTCTCAAAGTTATTCACCCTGAGCAGTTTTCCAACCTTGGTGAACTGAGAGAGCTCCTGTTGAATGAAAACCTTATTGAAGATCTTCCAAAAGGCTTATTTTCTGAGCTTCGAAGCCTCAAGATTCTGGATTTGGACAACAACCGCCTCACAGCACTGGCTCCTACAGGCTTTGATGGGTTAGGTTCCCTAAAGGAGCTTCATCTCAGCTTCAACCAGCTTCGTTATCTCCCATATGCCACCTTCTACTCCCTGGATGATTTACGTAGACTCCTTCTCCAGAACAACCGCTTGGTGTCTTTGCACGCTCAAGTCTTCGCCCCCCTGGCCGACTTACAGGAGCTTGACTTGGACAACAACCAGATTGAACTGTTACACCCTGACATGTTTCAAGGCCTTCCCCACCTCCAGAAACTGCACCTGAAATCAAACCGCCTCAGTACTCTTGTGAATGGGACACTGGAGCCTCTGGAGAGCCTGAAGGTCCTCCACCTGGAGGGGAACCCCTGGGACTGCTCTTGCAGATCACCCATTCTGTACATCAATAACTGGATCATCAACAATACCCAGAAGCTACAGGACGAACCCATGTGTTCCTCACTCAACCGACCCATTTCACAGCCTGCACACTTATTAAAACCCTGTGTGAGCGTTGCATGCTGCCCCAGAAGCAAATTTCCCCTAGAGATGCTGACAGTGCTTACTGCTTGGCTTCTAGGtattgtttttctgtga